GACACTATAGAATGAGCGAAATCCAGCCTCGCCACTTCATCCAGACGGCCGAAATGTCCGGTGTCGGAGCTCCCCTCGTCCGTTCAGTTTTCGAGTCTCTGGTCGAAAGTTTCGAGCCGGCTTTCGCCCGGGTTCTTGACAAGCTTCCGAAGGAATTTCCGTCGGAGCTCACGGAGTCGATCAGGATCGCCGCACTGCACCGGATCACCCTGATGAAGGAAGCCTGGTCCAATGCAGCACCTTGATTCCGGTCAGGATCATGACAGAGGAACCAGCGGAGCACGGGATTCTTGAGGTGCGACGCATGGACCTATTCAAGGCTTCGACGTCGGCACGGGCGAAGACCGACAGACAAGAAGCGATCCAGCATGGCATTGACCTGATCGGCAACCTCGATCGTGTTGAAATGTCCGGCGAGCATCGTTTTCGCGATCACCAGCTGCGGGCAGATCTCCTGCAGCCGATCGAGGTCGCGCGCCATGTTCACCAGCGGAACGTCTGCGGAAATATAGGCCATAGGGATCCGGCAGGCTCGAGCGGCAGGGACGGGATCATAGTTCAAGGTTGCGTTCCGTATCATCGAATAGGCCACATGCTGTGGCGTTTTCTCGCAAGACGGACGTACATAGGTCTCGTAGATCGTCTTTCTCCGGGCGGGATCGTCGAAATCGCAGCCCATGTCCCATGCGTTTGCGGTCAAGACCGCAAGATAGTCGGGCCCGCCGATACCTTCCAGGAACGCGGAAAGCTCGCGAGAATCGCGCAAGCTGGGCGGTGGCATGACAATTGTGTCGATCATGACCACGCCTGAGGCCAAGTCCGGATAGCGGCCACACAGTTCGAGCGCGATCCGGCCTCCCATGCTGTGGCCGATCACAACCGGCTTGATCAGGTCCAGTTGAGCGCATTGCCAGGCGATATCGTCCGCAAATCCCGCGATGGTGTACTCCTGCTCAGGCGCATCGCTGGCGCCATGGCCGCGAATATTGACGGCCACCACGCGACGGTGCTGCGCAAAATGGGCGATCTGCGGCGTGAAGATGCCGTGGTCGCCAGTCCAGCCATTGATAAGGAGCAGCGGAGGGATTTGACCGGTGCCAGGTCCGGCCTCAACATGCGCCAGACGTACGCCGTCGCGACGAAGCACGATGGGCTCCAACGTGTCATAAGAAATCACGATCGTTCCTTTCGAAATTGGTTGGTGTTCAAGTGGCCTCGACGACATGTTCGGCTGGAAGAACGAGGCCGACATAGATGGCGAAGGCCAACAGGCAAAAGCCAAGCATCACGGCAGCCATCGAAAATGCCGAATGCCCGTCGAAAAGTGCCGCGACCATTGCGCTCGACAACGCCGCGCCGATCATTTGAACGAAAGCCCTTGCAGCACTGATGGTGCCTACGATTTCGGGCATCGGCCGCACGGCTTCGTTCGTGGTGTGAGGCGAGATCAAGCCGAACGACAATGCGACTCCGACGATCACGATCACCACCAGACTGGCCGACGTGCCTTCCGCGAGCATCACGACGACCA
The DNA window shown above is from Bradyrhizobium sp. ISRA464 and carries:
- a CDS encoding alpha/beta hydrolase — translated: MISYDTLEPIVLRRDGVRLAHVEAGPGTGQIPPLLLINGWTGDHGIFTPQIAHFAQHRRVVAVNIRGHGASDAPEQEYTIAGFADDIAWQCAQLDLIKPVVIGHSMGGRIALELCGRYPDLASGVVMIDTIVMPPPSLRDSRELSAFLEGIGGPDYLAVLTANAWDMGCDFDDPARRKTIYETYVRPSCEKTPQHVAYSMIRNATLNYDPVPAARACRIPMAYISADVPLVNMARDLDRLQEICPQLVIAKTMLAGHFNTIEVADQVNAMLDRFLSVGLRPCRRRSLE